The nucleotide sequence AATTCTTGCTGACAAACCTATCTTCAAGATACCTGCCATTGATTATATCTTTTCTTCCATCCAACAAGTGCAATTGCTTGGCATCTTCAATGtcataaattgaaatatgtCCATCCAAGGTTGAAACAGCCAATTCCTTACAATCCGGTCTCATGCTGATACTTAGAACGTCACTTTGCACTTCGATTGGTTCGACAGTCTGGTTCCTAGAAAATATATTCCAAATTCGAACCGTTTCATCCCAGGATGCGGAAGCAAGAACTGAATTCTCTTGGCCAAAAGATAGGCATGAAACTGGTCCCTCATGACCAGTCAAGGAATCTAATAGATTCCCGGTTTGTACTGACCAAACATAAATCTCAAAGCTATCTTGAGAGCCTCCGACAACAACTTCCCCACTCGGATCAACAGCAACACAGTTGAACTGGATTCTAGATGTAGCAGTGAATGTTCTAAAGTTTCTAAACctgatcaaatcaaatgctCGAATTGTACCATCTAACGATGAGGAGAACAATACTTGACCCTTTTTCGCAAACTGGACTTGAGTCACAGGTGCTGAATGTTCAGTAAATgtcatcaaacaaaatccGGATGCGATATCCCATACTTTTAACCTTCCGTCATCTGAACCTGTGACCAATCGAGATCCATCTGGTGAATAGCAAAGTGTGTTCATTGAATCAAAGtgactttgttgtttgagAATGTATGATTCACTTTGCCATTCGTACACTAGTAATTGtcccaattttgaagaCCCAAATGCCAACCATTCCCcggtgttgttgatgttcaCTGTGTTTATAGTATTCTGACCCATGCTCAACAGTTGGATTAGATTAAAGCCATCCCCGATTTCGTAGACTCGGAATTCTCCATTTGAAAATCCAACGACCAATAAAGAAGATTTAGCATGAAAGGTGGCACATTTAAGTTTTCCATTAGCATAGAAAAAGTTCTTTGAGGTGATCCTCCAATCCAATTTAGAATTTCTCTGTTCATCGTCCTCgtcctcttcttcctcttgtGATTCGGTGTATTCCCATTTAAACAATGCTCCATCTTTACTCACTGTGTAAATAACTTCTTGATCCTTGCTAAAAAATGCATTCACGACATAATCACGATGTCCTGAAAAAGTTCGGGCTACATTACTCTCATCTGAATctattgaataaattttgGCAGACATGTCTTTGCTTGTACTTATAAAAAATCTTGAGTCTTGAGACCAGGAGATGTTCAATACATCGTCAAAATGTCCCAGATAAACTCTGTGTCTCACAAATGGAGCAAATTGTCTATCCTCGGTAAATTCAGGCGTTTTCCAAACCTGAATAAATCTTTCTATTGCAACGGCTAAGTACTTCCCACAAGGACTGAATGTGACGGAACTAACCTGGGatttaaagttgaaatGATAAAGCACTACTCGAGAAACAAAGTTCAAAAGTATTGCTCgtccatcttcatcaacgGATATCAAAAGTGTATTCTGCTTGTTTAGTGCCATGCATTGTATGTTCTTGCGATGTTGGTAACTGAAGGTAAAAGATTGGGATCTTATTAGATCAAAGCAGGAAACTCTATTACCCACGGGAGACAATAGTTTAGTGCCATCCTCTGTAAAAACTAGATTTCCCTTCTTGTAAACAGTTCCTAGCAAGTTGGAGAACTTGTAGTCTGATCTCATTGCAATGTGGTGGGATTGACAGCTCTTGTTAAGATGCATTCAGAGGgctctttttttttgtatttttttcaGAAAATTTGGCGATGATCTTCCCTTGATGAAATCTTAATAGAAActtcaataacaacaatattcAAAACACGCTCAGCAACAATGTCGGGAAGCCTATCAACAAGGGTCATGAACATGAAATTCATGCAAAAAGCTGAGAATACAAAAGCAAACGAAAATCATGAAGAACAAAGGCGAATGCTCGATGATGTATCGGAATGGATGTTGCCCCATCTGGCAAAGATATTAAAAATGGCACAACGCAAACCAAAGATCGAAGTACTCGGATATGGATTTATAATGAATGATAGAAGCTATACAACTCGAAAGTCTTGGACAAATGAAAAGGATGTGGCTGACAGCGATGATTACGATCCAAGCCGGAGTAGACAGAATGAACTGGGGGAATTAAGTACACTATGGAGAAAACGAAAACCAGATGGCTCTCCAAATAGAGACAACAAGAGGCGAGCTACTTAGAGTCGTTGACATTGCAATtctattttctttttgcgCTATGACTTGTCTCCTTCAGTTTACTGTTTTTTGGAAGAAATCCTCCTTTTGTGACAGCATCTCTAGCGGCTGTGTTGATGTGTTTGAATCTATCAGGTCCCAAGTGAATGCCACCAAAGTACCGACTAACCACGACAACCACATTCCACACATCCATCATCTATATCAGTGTTAGTATGTTCGTTATATTCTCAAATAGATGGTAAATACGTACCTGAAGTAAATGTAGTAATCTTCCACCAGCTGCTGTCTCgccatcatcatcacaatCTTGATAGCTTATGttgtcttttgtttttatcCTCCAACTTGAAATGTTGTGGGCGGCCTTTGAGACTCTCTTATCCAGTAGTAGGTTTTCCAAGTACAGAGTAGCCTCCtctaaattttcaactgcTTTTGCATAAGCAACGAAGGTGGAACGACGATCAGTTATCACATCCGATTTCGTCCAATCAAGGGTGTGATCGGATACGTCCCCCAATTTATTTGCAACAGGAGTCTCGTGGCACAATGGCTGTTTCGCTAACTCTTCATGAGTCAGTGGTTCTATGGCTTCAGTGGCACGTTCCTtcaaatattcatcaagaaaCTCCTGTAACTGACTTAAAAGCTCGTAAATCAATACTTGACCGGAGACAAAagttttcatcatcactgaTTTGACgactttttccaaatacgTAGTGTCTGTGTATCTCAACTTCTCTTCATTGACGAGTAGAAGCAATTCGGGGCTTTGGTCAGGATAAGTAATGGGGAAATTGACTTGGATTTTAATCAGCTCGTGATTAGGGATGGCAAATGTATAAATCTGAGGTGCCTCATTATGCACAGAGTCTGGGTATATTGCTTCTATTGCACTTACTTCATCgatcaattcttcaatagaCATTAAGTACGAATTTTCTACTGTCTTGTATAGTATGAATAATTTGCGAAATTCCTgtgcaaaaaatttatgCTTCACAATCTGATATGAATCGGGCTGAACAACTTAAAATCGAAGGTAATAAGGCTTACAAGAACAATGAGTATAAAAAGGCGGCAAAGATATATCGAGATGCAATTCAGATAGATGTTTACAATCCCACTTTATACTCAAATCGAGCGCAATGCTTCTTACATCTAGGGGACTATGAAAGGGCCCTCAAAGATACGACAAGTGGGTTGAAATTAGGAAATTCAGGCAGGGTGACAGTAAAGCTCAATTATCGACAAGGAATGGCGCTATTGGGACTCGGCAGATTGCAGGATGCAGAAGTGGCGTTTTGGAACGTTTTGCTGTTGGACCCTCAAAATGAGAGGGCTAGAGAACAACTTGCAGGTTTGGAGGCTAAGGAGAGTTCAATTAATAGGGCAAAGAACAGGGGTAATTCCAATCAATTTCTGAATAATGTTGAACTGAATCATTTAGACACCACTGCAAATATGCTGCCCATGCATTATCTCACAGCACTAAAGCACGTAAGTGAggacaagaaaataaacGGATACAGATACATTTTAGATCTCAAGGAGACAACTTAtgttcaacttttcaaagaCTCAGGAATAGACACCGAGTTTTTAGATTTTTATTTGCATGCGGCTCGCTGTGCGTTGGTTACGGATATCATCGGAAATCCAGATCGTACTATCATGAACCATTTGAGGTTATTTGCCAGTTTTAAGCGATTTGACTTGGCGATGGAAAAATGTGATGTCACTCTAAAGCAactgattttgaaagtaaCAGAAGAGAAATTTCCTCAATTAAGGCAACAAATTAGACAATTTATTAAATAGTTAGTGTACATAGACGCTAAAAATGCTTGACCTCCAAATGCTTCAAAAAGCCCACCTTCTTACTTGTTGGTCCCACAGGTTGCACCATTAAAATGCGAGGGACATATTTTATTAAGTCAACCTTCAAGTATTTAATGAAAATCGAGGGAACCACAAAGATGAAtgcaaacaaaacaatactaGATAAAAACACGAAAAGATAAAGTATAGCTTGTACCCTTCGTTTCTTTCTTTGTCTCTTTGACAAAACGCGAGGACGGATCTGACTACCAGGCTTCAACCAGAAAAGCATCAATGTGTGCCACTTGTCGGCATACGGGATCAACAAAATGGGGATTTGCGAATATAATATGACATGAGCTGCAAATAAGTCACCCACAAAGTATGACATTTCTGAAGTCTTACAAACCAACTCTCTAATAGGTTGCGTAATCACGTACCAACCTAAACCGGCAGTTGCCCATTTACCAGACCACCAAGATCGATTAGATCGATCGTGTCTAAATTCCTTAGATACAAATATTATAGTTGTCATTTGTAAAAACCAGCACTGAATTAATGTTGCGAGTGTAAATCCCAATACCGTTTTCGGGAAATCCCATCCTTGTAAAAACCAAAGCAACTCAAAGAAAAATACATGGTTTAAAACAGCCAACGAATGAGCTAAAGCTGCCAAAAAGGAAGGAAGTTTCTTGCAAAAAAAGGTAAATATCGGACCAATGagaacagaaaaaaaaaatatgaGCAACAATATGACAAAGTTG is from Candida orthopsilosis Co 90-125, chromosome 1 draft sequence and encodes:
- a CDS encoding Pwp2 90S pre-ribosomal component; this encodes MHLNKSCQSHHIAMRSDYKFSNLLGTVYKKGNLVFTEDGTKLLSPVGNRVSCFDLIRSQSFTFSYQHRKNIQCMALNKQNTLLISVDEDGRAILLNFVSRVVLYHFNFKSQVSSVTFSPCGKYLAVAIERFIQVWKTPEFTEDRQFAPFVRHRVYSGHFDDVLNISWSQDSRFFISTSKDMSAKIYSIDSDESNVARTFSGHRDYVVNAFFSKDQEVIYTVSKDGALFKWEYTESQEEEEDEDDEQRNSKLDWRITSKNFFYANGKLKCATFHAKSSLLVVGFSNGEFRVYEIGDGFNLIQSLSMGQNTINTVNINNTGEWLAFGSSKLGQLLVYEWQSESYILKQQSHFDSMNTLCYSPDGSRLVTGSDDGRLKVWDIASGFCLMTFTEHSAPVTQVQFAKKGQVLFSSSLDGTIRAFDLIRFRNFRTFTATSRIQFNCVAVDPSGEVVVGGSQDSFEIYVWSVQTGNLLDSLTGHEGPVSCLSFGQENSVLASASWDETVRIWNIFSRNQTVEPIEVQSDVLSISMRPDCKELAVSTLDGHISIYDIEDAKQLHLLDGRKDIINGRYLEDRFVSKNSNRGKYFSTIAYSFDGLTLLAAGNNNSICMYDIDSEVLLKRFIVSENMSIDGTLQFLNSRKITDSGINSDLIDRNGENSDLEDRLDNTLPGASRGGDPSERRTRPEIKVTSIQFSPTTSSFAAATTEGLLIYSVNQDLVFDPFDLDIDVTPESALETLNEKDYLIALVMALRLNESYLIHQILESVPLADIKLVCSDIPEIYVDRVLHFIGELLIKQDSPHIEFYLIWIKCILISHGRFISAHKFEFRSSLKLLSRYLNKVAKEVVKVGKKNEFLVTFLSMSNNLTEEELKLNDELELDEEESDENDESEIDSDDDTGWVKPDAKFVAGKDAFANDDSDSDDEMIEV
- a CDS encoding Yih1 protein (S. cerevisiae homolog YIH1 has role regulation cellular amino acid metabolic process and localizes to cytoplasm, nucleus), whose amino-acid sequence is MSIEELIDEVSAIEAIYPDSVHNEAPQIYTFAIPNHESIKIQVNFPITYPDQSPELLLLVNEEKLRYTDTTYLEKVVKSVMMKTFVSGQVLIYELLSQLQEFLDEYLKERATEAIEPSTHEELAKQPLCHETPVANKLGDVSDHTLDWTKSDVITDRRSTFVAYAKAVENLEEATSYLENLLSDKRVSKAAHNISSWRIKTKDNISYQDCDDDGETAAGGRLLHLLQMMDVWNVVVVVSRYFGGIHLGPDRFKHINTAARDAVTKGGFLPKNSKSKETSHSAKRK